The Epinephelus lanceolatus isolate andai-2023 chromosome 14, ASM4190304v1, whole genome shotgun sequence genome has a window encoding:
- the LOC117251709 gene encoding olfactory receptor 52E8-like yields MDNVSVLTFFVLSGLNYTVQHRIIIFVLTLLCYSVICIVNAALIITIIVDRKLHEPMYIFLCNLCINGLYGTAGFYPKFLMDLLSTTHVISYAGCLLQGFVLHSSACAEFSFLAVMAYDRYVAICRPLVYHSVMTKQKVCVFVFFAWLIPIYLVFMGSVTTSRSRLCGSHIPRIYCINWLIGRLACSASIENVAIPAFNYTFYSGHFVFIIWSYVYLIRTCLTSRENMTKFIQTCLPHLFCLLIFIVCLLFDLLYMRFGSKDLPQSAQNFMAIVFLLIPPLFNPLIYGFILTQIRNRIMFLCGKQL; encoded by the coding sequence ATGGATAATGTTTCTGTACTAACCTTTTTTGTGCTTTCAGGATTAAATTACACAGTGCAGCACCGAATCATTATCTTTGTTCTcactttactgtgttactcAGTCATTTGTATAGTAAATGCTGCTCTCATCATAACCATCATTGTGGACAGAAAACTTCATGAGCCTATGTATATATTCTTGTGTAACCTGTGTATTAATGGACTTTATGGAACAGCAGGCTTTTACCCCAAATTCCTCATGGATCTTCTGTCTACCACTCATGTCATCTCTTATGCTGGATGCCTTCTGCAGGGTTTTGTGTTGCACTCTTCAGCTTGTGCTGAGTTTTCTTTTCTAGCTGTGATGGCCTATGACAGATATGTGGCTATATGTCGTCCTCTGGTGTACCACTCTGTGATGACTAAACAgaaagtttgtgtgtttgtattttttgctTGGCTTATACCCATTTATTTGGTGTTCATGGGTTCAGTAACAACATCAAGATCAAGATTATGTGGCTCACACATACCAAGAATCTACTGTATAAATTGGCTGATTGGTAGACTAGCTTGTTCTGCCTCCATAGAAAATGTTGCAATCCCAGCTTttaattatacattttattctggccattttgtctttattatttGGTCATATGTATATCTGATCAGAACATGTCTAACATCCAGAGAAAACATGACAAAGTTTATACAAACATGTCTGCCACATTTATTCTGTTTACtcatttttattgtgtgtttgctttttgaTTTGTTGTATATGCGATTTGGCTCAAAAGATTTACCACAAAGTGCCCAGAACTTTATGGCAATTGTATTTCTCCTCATTCCTCCACTGTTCAATCCCCTCATATATGGTTTCATATTGACACAAATAAGAAATAGAAttatgtttctgtgtggtaAACAACTCTAG
- the LOC117251765 gene encoding olfactory receptor 52E8-like, whose translation MDNVSVLTFFVLSGLNYTVQLRIIIFALTLLCYSVIWIVNAALIITIIVDRKLHEPMYIFLCNLCINGLYGTAGFYPKFLMDLLSTTHVISYAGCLLQGFVLHSSACAEFSFLAVMAYDRYVAICRPLVYHSVMTKQRVCVFVFFAWLVPIYLVFMGSVTTSKSRLCGSHIPKIYCINWLIGRLACSASIANVAIPAFNFTFYSGHFVFIIWSYIYLIRTCLISRENMTKFIQTCLPHLFCLLSFSVCFLFDLLYMRFGSKDLPQSAQNFMEIVFLLIPPLFNPLIYGFKLTQIRNRIMFLCGKHL comes from the coding sequence ATGGATAATGTTTCTGTACTAACCTTTTTTGTGCTTTCAGGATTAAATTACACAGTGCAGCTCCGAATAATTATCTTCGCTCTcactttactgtgttactcAGTCATTTGGATAGTAAATGCTGCTCTCATCATAACCATCATTGTGGACAGAAAACTTCATGAGCCTATGTATATATTCTTGTGTAATCTGTGTATTAATGGACTTTATGGAACAGCAGGCTTTTACCCCAAATTCCTCATGGATCTTCTGTCTACCACTCATGTCATCTCTTATGCTGGATGCCTTCTGCAGGGTTTTGTGTTGCACTCTTCAGCTTGTGCTGAGTTTTCTTTTCTAGCTGTGATGGCCTATGACAGATATGTGGCTATATGTCGTCCTCTGGTGTACCACTCTGTGATGACTAAACagagagtttgtgtgtttgtattttttgctTGGCTTGTACCCATTTATTTGGTGTTCATGGGTTCAGTAACAACATCAAAATCAAGGTTATGTGGCTCACACATACCAAAAATCTACTGTATAAATTGGCTGATTGGTAGACTAGCTTGTTCTGCCTCCATAGCAAATGTTGCAATCCCAGcctttaattttactttttattctggccattttgtctttattatttGGTCATATATATATCTGATCAGAACATGTCTAATATCCAGAGAAAACATGACAAAGTTTATACAAACATGTCTGCCACATTTATTCTGTTTactctctttttctgtgtgttttctttttgatttgtTATATATGCGATTTGGCTCAAAAGATTTACCACAAAGTGCCCAGAACTTTATGGAGATTGTATTTCTCCTCATTCCTCCACTGTTCAATCCCCTTATATATGGTTTCAAATTGACACAAATAAGAAATAGAAttatgtttctgtgtggtaAACATCTCTAG